The proteins below are encoded in one region of Reichenbachiella sp. 5M10:
- a CDS encoding sodium:proton antiporter — protein sequence MGILDLITLLIFLAAVFTLVNITVLKLPSTIGLMAIALASSVGIVLLGFVMPSILNGAEHIVQEFDFKEVLLNVMLNFLLFAGALSVDLSRLLNEKLPVVILATVGTLMSTFIVGYLMFFAFPFMGVEVELIYCLLFGALISPTDPIAVLSLVKKVGLAKRLEIKIAGESLFNDGVGVVIFLTILGIAQGGGEHGEVSAMSVAGLFVTEVFGGLLLGALFGFMGFKLLNYIDNDHVELEVLVTLTLVMVGGRLAELIHVSAPLGMVVMGLFIGNQGRSEHLANATGEYVYKFWHLLDEALNAILFILIGLEFIVITQTFQNHYLLIMPVAIVVVLFARFLGVSIPITILQAFGKKFEKKTIMILTWGGLRGGISVALALSLSDSIPAKDVIVTATYAVVVFSILVQGLTIEKIMK from the coding sequence ATGGGGATACTTGATCTGATCACATTACTGATATTTTTAGCAGCCGTTTTTACACTTGTCAACATCACTGTTTTGAAATTACCGTCTACCATTGGACTGATGGCAATCGCTTTGGCTTCTTCGGTGGGGATTGTTTTGTTGGGATTTGTCATGCCGTCTATACTGAATGGTGCAGAGCATATCGTACAAGAGTTTGATTTCAAAGAGGTATTGTTGAATGTGATGCTTAACTTCTTGTTGTTTGCAGGTGCCTTGTCTGTGGACTTGAGTCGATTGCTCAATGAAAAGTTGCCTGTGGTGATCCTCGCTACGGTAGGGACATTGATGTCTACATTTATAGTGGGGTATTTGATGTTTTTTGCTTTCCCATTTATGGGGGTAGAAGTAGAGTTAATCTATTGCTTGTTGTTTGGGGCATTGATTTCTCCTACAGATCCTATTGCCGTATTGTCATTGGTGAAGAAAGTCGGCCTGGCGAAGCGTTTGGAAATCAAAATTGCGGGTGAATCCTTGTTCAACGATGGGGTAGGAGTAGTTATCTTTTTGACAATTCTTGGTATTGCACAAGGAGGTGGAGAGCATGGCGAAGTAAGTGCCATGAGTGTTGCTGGTTTGTTTGTGACGGAAGTGTTTGGGGGCTTGCTGCTAGGAGCATTGTTTGGTTTCATGGGCTTCAAATTGCTCAACTATATTGACAATGACCATGTCGAGCTGGAAGTGTTGGTCACCTTGACGCTAGTGATGGTAGGAGGACGATTGGCCGAATTGATTCATGTGTCGGCTCCATTGGGTATGGTGGTGATGGGCTTGTTTATTGGTAATCAAGGACGAAGTGAGCATCTCGCCAATGCTACCGGTGAATATGTATATAAGTTTTGGCACTTGCTTGACGAGGCTCTCAATGCTATTTTGTTCATCCTGATTGGGTTAGAATTTATTGTGATTACGCAGACATTTCAAAATCACTACCTGCTAATTATGCCTGTAGCTATTGTTGTTGTGCTGTTTGCTCGATTTTTGGGTGTTTCTATTCCAATCACCATTTTGCAAGCTTTTGGGAAAAAGTTTGAAAAAAAGACCATTATGATATTAACTTGGGGGGGCTTGAGAGGTGGTATCTCTGTGGCTTTGGCTTTGTCCTTGTCTGACAGCATTCCTGCCAAGGATGTGATAGTGACCGCTACATACGCTGTGGTTGTCTTTTCTATCTTAGTACAGGGGCTCACCATTGAAAAAATTATGAAATAA
- the serA gene encoding phosphoglycerate dehydrogenase codes for MTESKVANFVIDFDSTFTQVEALDILCTLAFQDEEEKKVALAEIERITNLAMGGDLSFRESLESRLKILRAHKDHIPLLIEELKSLVSPSFIRNKEFLENNSEHIYILSNGFKEFISPIVEEYGIKADHVYANTFEFDNKGFITGFDKENILSRSKGKPALIESLSLDGEVYVIGDGYNDYEIRKEGQANRFYAFTENVKRQNVMDYADHIAPSLDEILYHNNMEGALSYPKNRIKILLLENIHSKGVQIVENEGYQVEVHPAGLTEDELVEKIKDVSILGIRSKTIVTKRVLDNAKRLMSIGAFCIGTNQIDLTECTKRGITVFNAPYSNTRSVVELAIGEMIMLIRNLPDKIAKMHEGKWDKSAKNSFEVRGKKLGIVGYGNIGKQLSVLAEAMGLQVFYYDIDEKLPIGNITKCNTLNEMLAQVDIVSLHVDGRKSNENIIGKEQFDAMKEGMIFMNLSRGHVVDIPELKKAIESGKIVGTAVDVFPEEPLSNNHEFVSELRGLPNVILTPHIGGSTLEAQENIAEFVPNKIISYINTGSTTNSVNFPNLTLPKLENAHRFIHIHKNKPGIIAEINNILASHDINVMGQYLKTNEIMGYVITDIDKKYDKEVIKVMKKIEGTIRFRVLY; via the coding sequence ATGACGGAATCTAAGGTCGCCAATTTTGTAATAGACTTTGACAGTACTTTCACACAAGTAGAAGCATTGGACATCTTGTGTACCTTGGCCTTTCAAGACGAAGAGGAAAAGAAGGTTGCATTGGCCGAAATCGAAAGAATCACCAATCTTGCCATGGGGGGAGACCTGTCGTTTAGAGAGTCCCTCGAGAGTAGGTTGAAAATACTGAGGGCACACAAGGATCATATTCCTCTATTAATTGAGGAATTAAAATCATTGGTCTCTCCCTCTTTCATAAGAAACAAAGAATTTTTAGAGAATAACTCAGAACACATTTACATTCTATCCAATGGATTCAAGGAGTTCATTAGTCCTATCGTGGAGGAATATGGCATCAAAGCAGACCATGTTTATGCCAACACATTTGAGTTTGACAACAAGGGTTTCATCACAGGATTTGACAAAGAAAACATCCTCTCTCGAAGCAAAGGAAAGCCTGCGCTCATCGAATCACTCAGTCTCGATGGTGAAGTGTATGTCATCGGTGATGGATACAATGACTATGAAATACGAAAAGAAGGACAAGCCAACCGCTTTTATGCCTTCACAGAAAATGTAAAAAGACAAAACGTGATGGACTATGCAGACCATATCGCTCCATCATTAGACGAAATATTATATCATAACAATATGGAAGGAGCACTCTCATACCCTAAAAACAGAATCAAAATTTTGCTACTCGAAAACATCCACAGCAAAGGGGTGCAAATCGTAGAAAATGAAGGTTATCAAGTAGAAGTCCACCCCGCAGGACTGACAGAAGACGAATTGGTTGAAAAGATCAAAGATGTATCTATTTTGGGCATTAGATCCAAAACAATCGTAACCAAAAGAGTACTTGACAATGCCAAGCGCTTGATGTCTATTGGTGCATTTTGTATCGGAACCAATCAAATCGATCTGACTGAGTGTACCAAAAGAGGCATCACCGTATTCAATGCTCCATATAGCAATACCCGATCCGTAGTAGAGCTCGCCATCGGCGAGATGATCATGCTCATCCGCAACTTACCAGACAAAATCGCCAAAATGCATGAAGGCAAATGGGACAAATCTGCCAAAAACAGTTTTGAGGTGAGAGGTAAGAAACTAGGTATCGTAGGCTATGGCAACATCGGCAAACAACTCTCTGTATTGGCAGAGGCGATGGGACTCCAAGTATTCTACTACGACATTGATGAGAAACTGCCTATCGGCAATATCACCAAATGCAATACACTCAATGAAATGCTCGCCCAAGTGGATATCGTATCGCTACATGTAGATGGACGCAAGAGCAATGAGAACATCATCGGCAAAGAACAATTCGATGCAATGAAAGAAGGCATGATCTTCATGAATCTCTCTAGAGGTCATGTCGTAGATATCCCTGAGCTGAAAAAAGCGATCGAATCAGGAAAAATTGTTGGAACAGCGGTGGATGTATTCCCAGAAGAACCCTTGAGCAATAACCACGAATTTGTCTCAGAATTGAGAGGTTTGCCAAATGTCATCTTGACTCCTCACATCGGTGGCAGCACACTCGAAGCTCAAGAAAACATTGCTGAATTCGTTCCGAACAAAATCATCAGCTACATCAACACAGGATCGACGACCAACAGTGTCAATTTTCCCAATTTGACCTTACCAAAATTGGAAAATGCGCATCGGTTCATTCATATTCACAAAAACAAACCAGGCATCATCGCTGAGATCAACAATATCCTAGCGAGTCACGACATCAATGTCATGGGACAATACCTCAAGACCAATGAGATCATGGGGTATGTCATCACTGATATTGACAAGAAGTACGACAAAGAAGTCATCAAGGTCATGAAGAAAATTGAAGGAACTATTCGATTCAGAGTATTGTACTAA
- a CDS encoding aminotransferase class V-fold PLP-dependent enzyme: MNKIFFTPGPSALYFTAEQHIKNALKNNVASISHRSKQYISIHEETVNALKELLDLPEGYSIGFTSSATEVWERISENLIDQTSYHFVNGSFSEKFYQAAHDLGKNAILNKAAYGSNHDLKNVEIPEEVELIGLAQNETSTGAMLPVADIEGLRAKYPEKLLAIDSVSSLPVTRYDFSKLDTLYFSVQKCFGLPSGLGVWIYNERCLETARRLKEVGKYHETYNSLLSIDKFAQKNQTSCTPNVMNIYLLGKVVQDMLSKGIDQIRQESAYKSALIYNLFENHERLNAFVTEKKFRSTTIGVAEVQGGAEPLMSALADKGLLVGSGYSQFKGKHIRIANFPTHSKEQMELLVDTINTIEF; the protein is encoded by the coding sequence ATGAATAAAATATTCTTTACCCCCGGTCCTTCTGCTTTGTATTTCACTGCAGAACAGCATATCAAAAACGCCTTGAAAAACAACGTGGCATCTATCAGTCACAGAAGCAAGCAATATATCAGCATTCATGAAGAGACCGTCAATGCACTCAAAGAGCTCTTGGATTTGCCTGAAGGTTACAGCATTGGATTCACTTCTTCGGCTACTGAAGTCTGGGAAAGAATCTCTGAAAACCTCATCGACCAAACTTCCTACCACTTTGTCAATGGATCCTTCTCCGAAAAATTCTACCAGGCAGCCCATGACTTAGGCAAAAATGCAATATTGAATAAAGCCGCTTATGGATCTAACCATGATTTGAAAAATGTGGAGATTCCTGAGGAAGTAGAGTTGATTGGTCTCGCACAAAACGAGACCAGCACTGGTGCCATGCTACCTGTAGCAGACATCGAAGGTCTACGTGCCAAATACCCTGAAAAGCTTTTGGCTATTGATTCCGTTAGTTCCTTACCTGTGACACGTTACGACTTTAGCAAATTGGACACTCTGTATTTCTCTGTTCAGAAATGCTTTGGCTTGCCATCAGGACTAGGTGTCTGGATCTACAACGAAAGATGTCTGGAGACCGCTCGTAGGCTCAAGGAAGTGGGTAAATACCACGAAACCTACAACAGCCTATTGAGCATTGACAAGTTTGCTCAAAAAAACCAAACCAGTTGCACTCCCAACGTAATGAACATCTACTTATTGGGCAAAGTCGTGCAAGACATGCTCAGCAAAGGTATAGACCAAATCCGACAAGAGTCGGCATACAAGAGTGCTTTGATATACAACTTGTTTGAGAACCATGAAAGGCTAAATGCTTTCGTAACGGAAAAGAAATTTAGATCTACCACCATCGGTGTGGCAGAAGTACAAGGAGGTGCCGAGCCGCTCATGTCAGCTTTGGCAGACAAGGGTTTGCTCGTCGGAAGTGGATACAGCCAGTTCAAAGGCAAACATATACGCATTGCCAACTTCCCTACGCATTCCAAAGAACAAATGGAACTACTCGTAGACACGATCAATACCATTGAGTTCTAA
- a CDS encoding universal stress protein, producing the protein MNRFKRILVALDHTDMDKELIRAASFISSLAKSEEVLFINVIKNIQVPDHIKKEFPNLMQDALKERKEDIQLSVDRYFENQETKAVIEIKAGQPTKSILKNSASEEIDLIIMGRKNEKPGGGVIIHRVARRAACSLLIIPKGFKKKVNKILVPIDYSNHSLDSLNHIIDISEKNMPKVKIVPQNVYQVPSGYHYAGKSYQEFAQIMEENSGKEYKAFESKIKKTKLDIKPIFTLDRDEDVISTIYKTAKKIRANAIVIGAKGVTSASALFLGSSAEKLIQMDSEIPLFVMRVKGKQKGIIDYLLKL; encoded by the coding sequence ATGAATAGATTCAAAAGAATACTGGTTGCCCTAGATCATACAGATATGGACAAGGAGTTGATTCGTGCAGCATCCTTCATCTCTTCTTTAGCCAAAAGTGAAGAAGTTTTGTTTATCAACGTGATCAAAAATATTCAAGTCCCAGATCATATCAAGAAAGAGTTTCCAAACTTAATGCAGGACGCACTAAAAGAACGTAAAGAGGACATCCAATTGAGTGTAGATCGCTACTTTGAAAACCAAGAAACAAAAGCGGTCATAGAGATCAAAGCAGGTCAACCTACCAAATCTATCTTGAAAAATAGTGCGAGCGAAGAGATCGACCTCATCATCATGGGAAGAAAAAATGAAAAACCAGGTGGTGGTGTCATCATTCACCGAGTGGCCCGTAGAGCTGCCTGTTCACTTTTGATCATCCCCAAAGGCTTCAAAAAGAAGGTCAATAAAATCCTTGTCCCTATTGACTACTCCAACCACTCGTTGGACTCACTCAATCACATCATTGACATTTCTGAAAAGAACATGCCCAAGGTGAAAATTGTACCTCAGAATGTATACCAAGTACCTTCAGGGTATCACTACGCTGGCAAGAGTTATCAGGAGTTTGCGCAAATCATGGAGGAAAATAGTGGGAAAGAGTACAAAGCATTTGAGTCTAAAATCAAAAAAACGAAACTGGACATCAAACCGATCTTTACTCTTGACAGAGACGAAGATGTCATTTCTACCATCTACAAGACAGCCAAGAAAATCCGTGCCAATGCCATTGTCATCGGAGCAAAAGGGGTCACTAGCGCATCGGCACTATTTTTAGGGAGTAGTGCAGAAAAATTGATTCAGATGGATTCAGAAATCCCACTATTCGTCATGCGTGTCAAAGGCAAACAAAAAGGAATCATTGATTACCTGCTCAAACTCTAA
- a CDS encoding MarR family winged helix-turn-helix transcriptional regulator, producing the protein MGLNQDIKQEKFKSEFDKVIVNLMFTSNWLNQQEFYLFKPYGLTIQQYNALRILRGQYPKVATISLIIDRMLDRMSNASRIIDKLVSKGLATRQINSKDRRAVDVKINEKGLALLDELDTKLDNLTQRINHFTEEECKQFNDLLDKFRGTQPDH; encoded by the coding sequence ATGGGACTGAATCAAGACATAAAGCAGGAGAAGTTCAAATCCGAATTTGACAAAGTAATAGTGAACTTGATGTTTACGAGTAATTGGCTCAATCAACAAGAGTTTTATTTGTTCAAACCCTATGGGTTGACAATTCAGCAATACAATGCATTGAGGATTTTGAGAGGTCAGTATCCTAAAGTAGCTACGATCAGTTTGATTATAGACCGCATGTTGGATCGTATGTCCAATGCTTCTAGGATTATTGATAAACTAGTATCCAAAGGCTTAGCCACTCGTCAAATTAATTCCAAAGATCGCCGAGCGGTGGATGTAAAGATCAATGAAAAGGGTTTAGCACTGCTGGATGAGTTAGATACCAAGTTGGATAATTTGACCCAACGAATCAATCATTTTACCGAAGAAGAGTGTAAGCAATTCAACGATTTGTTGGACAAGTTCCGAGGAACCCAACCGGATCATTAG
- a CDS encoding DoxX-like family protein, protein MKTQSTRIKYLPKIIVSAILIQTLWFKFGIGGEAALNESKQIFENVSQGLFDDKAYEPLLRIGTGLLELTIAILLFTPLSGVGALLGSFVMLSAIASHLLWLGLTTNNDGGLLVSLAAIVLLCCIKIVFDERKRIPFLN, encoded by the coding sequence ATGAAAACACAATCTACTCGAATCAAATACCTGCCAAAAATCATAGTTTCGGCCATTTTGATCCAAACACTATGGTTCAAATTTGGCATTGGCGGAGAGGCAGCCCTCAACGAATCCAAGCAGATTTTTGAGAATGTATCTCAAGGGCTATTCGATGACAAAGCGTACGAACCACTACTACGCATTGGGACTGGTTTATTGGAATTGACCATCGCAATCCTCCTATTCACCCCGCTCTCTGGCGTGGGCGCACTGTTGGGTAGCTTCGTCATGCTCAGCGCGATCGCTTCACACCTTCTTTGGCTCGGCCTAACTACAAACAACGATGGCGGCCTGCTTGTCTCGCTGGCCGCCATCGTATTGCTTTGTTGCATCAAAATAGTCTTTGACGAAAGAAAGCGAATCCCTTTCTTAAACTAA
- a CDS encoding chromosome segregation protein SMC, translated as MEINQKQQPKKQEAQSRKRIVIVLASILMLALAIGFVYKLVESIELERQNGITQQQLDLAYNDLDSMSNELDSRILKIAQLGGEIDTLLQIKNQLEEEKKAFRKRAYRQINDLQGKVDGYKQLLLAQDEEIERLKVLNQELLEENTELKDEANALNESLRDLNTDRSALEQKVAIASQLKIEGMKVIAVNSNDKEKEGVFKNRHISHLKIEFDVLENKVAPIEGMDILLKITGPDGKVIFDVATGSGTFVFEGRENFFTVKKEILYDRNTQSLTFLYDKGSEYDLGEHKVEVYTDDYKMGEGSFVVK; from the coding sequence ATGGAAATTAATCAGAAACAACAGCCGAAAAAGCAAGAAGCACAAAGCAGAAAGAGGATCGTTATCGTATTAGCGAGTATCTTGATGTTGGCACTGGCTATTGGCTTTGTATACAAGTTAGTCGAATCAATAGAGTTGGAACGTCAAAATGGAATCACCCAACAACAACTTGACTTAGCCTACAATGACTTGGACTCTATGAGTAATGAACTAGACAGCAGAATTCTAAAGATTGCGCAACTGGGAGGAGAAATAGATACATTGTTGCAAATCAAGAATCAGCTGGAAGAAGAGAAGAAGGCATTTAGAAAAAGAGCATACAGACAAATAAACGATCTACAAGGAAAGGTAGATGGCTACAAACAGCTATTGTTGGCTCAAGATGAAGAGATCGAGCGACTCAAGGTACTCAATCAGGAATTACTTGAGGAGAATACTGAGTTGAAGGATGAAGCCAATGCGCTCAACGAATCTTTGCGTGATTTGAATACAGATCGTAGTGCTCTTGAGCAAAAAGTAGCAATTGCATCTCAGCTTAAAATCGAAGGAATGAAGGTCATAGCTGTCAATAGCAATGACAAGGAAAAAGAAGGTGTTTTCAAAAATAGACATATCAGCCATCTCAAGATTGAGTTTGATGTTTTGGAGAATAAAGTAGCTCCAATTGAAGGAATGGATATCTTATTGAAGATTACAGGTCCCGATGGCAAAGTGATATTTGATGTGGCTACTGGTTCGGGTACGTTTGTATTTGAAGGACGTGAAAACTTCTTTACAGTGAAAAAGGAAATTCTTTATGATAGAAACACACAATCGCTTACGTTTCTGTATGACAAGGGATCAGAGTATGACTTGGGTGAGCACAAGGTAGAAGTATATACAGATGACTACAAAATGGGAGAAGGGAGTTTTGTAGTGAAGTAA
- a CDS encoding O-methyltransferase, with protein MEINVALFRIKRFFIYWLTKMDEHSLQPPFVFSLYCTVLKPASKMDDTHPALCLWVELTKDTNLVDSTAGAGTSLGASQTIGQIAKYGTTPMRYSWMIKRMLEHIEAKSVLELGTSLGLNVSVLAEAQTVQSVVTVERNVMLAQKAQTHFSLLGVDTKVRLLEQDIDDVLPNMLDCGESFDLIYLDANHTYEATMRYWGMLRGLVNPQLGVVIFDDINWSSGMRRAWEEISGAFGQGIVIENFQMGILVFKRELSKKSYVLDF; from the coding sequence TTGGAAATCAACGTAGCGCTTTTTCGTATCAAGCGGTTTTTTATCTATTGGTTGACGAAAATGGACGAACATTCGTTGCAACCCCCCTTTGTTTTTTCCTTGTATTGTACGGTGCTCAAACCTGCCTCCAAAATGGATGATACACATCCTGCGTTGTGCTTGTGGGTTGAGCTGACTAAGGATACCAATTTGGTAGATAGTACTGCGGGAGCAGGGACATCTCTAGGCGCTTCGCAAACAATAGGTCAGATTGCTAAGTATGGGACAACTCCTATGCGGTACTCTTGGATGATCAAGCGTATGCTGGAACACATTGAAGCCAAGTCTGTCTTGGAGTTGGGGACTTCTTTGGGACTCAATGTATCGGTGTTGGCAGAGGCTCAGACAGTTCAATCAGTGGTCACTGTCGAGCGAAATGTTATGTTAGCACAGAAGGCCCAAACACATTTTTCTCTTTTGGGGGTAGATACTAAGGTTCGTTTGTTGGAGCAAGATATTGATGACGTATTGCCAAATATGTTGGATTGTGGAGAGTCTTTTGATTTGATCTACTTGGATGCCAACCATACCTATGAAGCGACCATGAGGTATTGGGGTATGCTCAGGGGGCTTGTCAATCCTCAATTGGGAGTTGTTATTTTCGATGATATCAATTGGTCCTCAGGTATGCGCCGAGCATGGGAAGAAATCTCTGGGGCATTTGGGCAGGGGATTGTTATTGAGAATTTCCAAATGGGTATTCTAGTCTTTAAGAGAGAGCTTTCTAAGAAATCTTACGTGTTGGATTTTTGA
- the apaG gene encoding Co2+/Mg2+ efflux protein ApaG yields the protein MVTQKTKGIKVSVETEYQPKYSSPRQFHYVFTYKVIITNESENTIQLKRRHWYIKDAAYSDREVEGEGVVGQQPTIEPGEEHVYVSGCNLRSGIGKMYGTYLMERIIDGKMIEVLIPEFVMVVPERNN from the coding sequence ATGGTTACTCAAAAGACAAAAGGAATAAAAGTGAGTGTCGAGACAGAATATCAACCCAAGTATTCTAGCCCGAGACAATTTCATTATGTCTTTACCTACAAAGTCATCATCACCAATGAAAGTGAGAATACCATTCAGTTGAAACGTAGACACTGGTACATTAAGGATGCAGCGTATTCGGATCGTGAGGTAGAGGGTGAAGGAGTAGTAGGGCAACAACCTACTATTGAGCCGGGAGAGGAGCATGTGTATGTATCTGGTTGTAACCTAAGAAGTGGTATTGGTAAGATGTATGGCACTTACCTTATGGAACGTATCATTGATGGCAAGATGATTGAAGTTTTGATCCCTGAATTTGTCATGGTCGTACCCGAACGAAACAATTAG
- the ung gene encoding uracil-DNA glycosylase — MDVKIHESWKNKLYKEFQKPYFQSLTSFIKTEYAHYKIYPRGTEIFHAFDCSPFDSTRVVIIGQDPYHGEGQAHGLCFSVNEGVKPPPSLQNIFKEIKEDLGHPIPSSGNLDRWAEQGVLLLNATLTVRAQTPGSHQNKGWEEFTDAVISQLSDQKEHLVFLLWGAYAQKKGRIIDSKKHLILESAHPSPFAAYRGFFGNKHFSKTNIYLKEKGLPEIIW, encoded by the coding sequence ATGGATGTAAAAATTCACGAAAGCTGGAAAAACAAGCTTTACAAAGAATTTCAAAAGCCTTACTTTCAATCACTTACCTCATTCATCAAGACAGAGTATGCTCATTACAAAATTTACCCAAGAGGTACAGAAATCTTTCATGCCTTCGATTGCTCTCCTTTTGACAGCACGCGTGTAGTCATCATCGGACAAGATCCCTACCATGGTGAGGGACAAGCACATGGTCTCTGTTTTTCAGTCAACGAAGGGGTCAAACCTCCTCCTTCTCTTCAAAACATCTTCAAAGAGATCAAAGAAGATTTAGGACATCCAATCCCTTCATCTGGCAACCTTGATCGATGGGCCGAGCAAGGCGTATTGCTGCTCAACGCTACTTTGACCGTACGTGCCCAAACACCAGGATCACATCAAAACAAAGGGTGGGAAGAATTTACAGACGCAGTAATCTCTCAATTGTCTGACCAAAAAGAGCATCTGGTATTTTTACTATGGGGAGCGTATGCGCAAAAAAAAGGCCGTATCATTGATTCTAAAAAGCATTTGATTTTGGAATCTGCACACCCCTCACCTTTTGCGGCCTATCGAGGTTTCTTTGGCAACAAACACTTCAGCAAAACCAATATATACCTCAAAGAAAAAGGCTTACCAGAAATCATCTGGTAA
- the lepB gene encoding signal peptidase I: MSIFNIFKKKEKKKKGAVREWVDAIVFAVIAATLIRWAFMEAYTIPTPSMENTLLVGDFLFVSKINYGPRTPKTPLQVPLTHAKLWGPLSDLSSYSDAIQLPQFRLPGLGDVERNDVVVFNYPPEFEHPTDLKTHYIKRCVAVGGDTLEIKDTQVYINGEKGENPADMQFLYFIASDKTINQRVFEQNGVWDVRPYDGGCYIQARPQDAQKFESLPFVKRVIPVRHQESDVEPRIFPDASRFPWNVDYYGPLVIPAEGMTIQLDEDMVATYGSTIRDYEGLEDVKVQENKLIIDGKVATEYTFQQNYYFMMGDNRHNSEDSRYWGFVPEDHIVGEASFIWMSIDPNADLLGKIRWSRLFSGIN, encoded by the coding sequence ATGAGTATATTCAATATTTTTAAGAAAAAAGAAAAGAAGAAAAAGGGGGCGGTTCGAGAGTGGGTGGATGCGATTGTGTTTGCTGTGATCGCGGCAACTTTGATTCGTTGGGCTTTCATGGAAGCATACACGATTCCTACTCCTTCGATGGAAAATACACTGCTAGTAGGTGATTTTCTCTTTGTGAGCAAAATCAACTATGGACCAAGAACACCAAAAACACCTCTTCAAGTGCCATTGACGCACGCAAAATTATGGGGGCCTTTGAGTGATTTATCATCTTACTCTGATGCGATTCAGTTGCCACAGTTTAGGCTTCCTGGCTTGGGTGATGTCGAGCGAAACGACGTAGTAGTTTTCAACTATCCGCCAGAGTTTGAGCATCCGACAGATCTCAAAACACACTACATCAAACGATGTGTCGCTGTAGGTGGAGATACGTTGGAGATCAAGGATACACAAGTCTACATCAATGGAGAGAAGGGCGAAAATCCCGCCGATATGCAGTTTTTGTATTTCATAGCCTCAGACAAGACGATCAATCAGCGTGTGTTCGAGCAGAATGGGGTTTGGGATGTGAGACCTTACGATGGTGGCTGTTACATACAGGCAAGACCACAGGATGCACAGAAATTCGAATCTCTGCCATTTGTCAAGCGAGTGATACCAGTCAGACATCAAGAGAGTGACGTAGAGCCTAGGATTTTTCCAGACGCTTCTCGTTTTCCTTGGAATGTAGACTACTACGGGCCATTGGTGATTCCCGCAGAGGGGATGACGATCCAGCTGGACGAAGATATGGTAGCTACCTATGGTTCGACGATTCGAGATTACGAAGGGTTGGAGGATGTCAAAGTACAAGAGAATAAATTGATTATTGATGGTAAAGTAGCTACCGAATACACCTTTCAGCAAAATTATTATTTTATGATGGGGGATAACCGTCACAACTCTGAGGACTCAAGGTATTGGGGGTTTGTGCCTGAAGATCATATCGTGGGTGAAGCGTCTTTTATTTGGATGTCCATTGATCCCAATGCAGATTTACTGGGCAAGATTCGATGGTCTAGGCTGTTCAGTGGGATCAACTGA
- the dapB gene encoding 4-hydroxy-tetrahydrodipicolinate reductase produces the protein MKVGLVGYGKMGQAIEKILIERGHQVSKIITVDNPAELNEIAPDNTDVVIEFTAPESAFYNIKTCLQNGVPVVSGSTGWLDKFEEVSAIAIENQVGFFYASNYSLGVNVFFKLNEFLAKMMNGKGYDSSMVEIHHTQKLDAPSGTAITLAEGMMKHLEEKKNWVNEKTQAADELGIVSERIENVPGTHDVQYDSEVDTIKISHVAHSRKGFALGAVVASEWLVGKSGVFSMDDLLQL, from the coding sequence ATGAAGGTAGGACTAGTAGGTTATGGCAAAATGGGCCAAGCCATCGAAAAGATTTTGATAGAAAGAGGACATCAAGTGTCTAAAATCATTACGGTAGATAACCCTGCCGAACTCAACGAGATCGCACCAGATAACACGGATGTCGTAATTGAATTTACTGCACCCGAATCTGCTTTTTACAACATCAAAACTTGTCTGCAAAATGGAGTTCCTGTAGTATCCGGTAGCACGGGTTGGTTGGACAAGTTTGAAGAGGTCTCTGCAATAGCCATTGAGAATCAAGTAGGTTTTTTCTACGCATCCAACTACAGTTTGGGGGTCAATGTGTTTTTCAAACTCAATGAGTTTTTGGCCAAGATGATGAATGGTAAAGGGTATGATTCATCGATGGTGGAAATACACCATACCCAAAAATTAGATGCACCGAGTGGTACGGCCATTACTTTGGCCGAAGGCATGATGAAGCACTTGGAAGAGAAAAAGAATTGGGTCAATGAGAAAACACAGGCAGCGGATGAATTGGGGATAGTCTCCGAACGAATCGAGAATGTGCCAGGTACACATGATGTGCAATATGATTCAGAAGTAGATACGATCAAGATCAGTCACGTAGCACATAGCCGCAAGGGTTTTGCCCTCGGTGCGGTGGTCGCTTCAGAGTGGCTGGTGGGTAAATCTGGCGTTTTTTCTATGGATGACTTGCTACAACTTTAA